In Aliiroseovarius sp. M344, a genomic segment contains:
- a CDS encoding non-ribosomal peptide synthetase/type I polyketide synthase — protein sequence MTQESKPDNRIAIVGRAGRFPASRNVEEFWDLISSGRVGTTKLSDQALLAAGVSRAALADPNYVKAANILPEMESFDAGFFGFSPREAAILDPQHRHFLETCWEVLEDAGHVPESFDGRIGIYAGSGMQAYLPYNLLSNPDLVEEIGLFLLRHTGNDKDFLTTRASYILNLTGPSVAVQTACSTSLVAVHMAVNALLSYECDMALAGGVTIELPHRVGYKFAKGEILSPDGYCRAFDQASEGTVFGSGSALVALRRMEDALADGDDIKAVILGSAINNDGSSKANYLAPSVEGQAEAAGEAVAIAQVEPETISYIEAHGTGTPIGDPIELEALNDVYGPGDKSSIDIGSVKSNIGHLDTAAGVAGLIKIVEAMRHRFIPATANFSTPNSRFDFSSSPFQVSGEGKPWRSEGRPRRAAINSLGVGGTNAHVIIEEAPERPETPAEDCWRVFPFSARDDAALARGNENWASFLEQSDTRMGDVAHTLINGRRAFPARMAIAARTKDDLLAALTGAAPALLQAGKSDSNSAASIVFMYPGGGAQYPGAGAEMLQQSPVFKAAVDECFSLLPASAPDDLYEVMFLRTLADDDARDKLSTKSAYAIPALTILGYAYTKQLESWGIKPDSIVAHSAGEYAGAVVSGAMSLRDALRVVTLRGQVMDDAPKGAMTTIPADEATVRKLVGDNLDIAALNAPEVSVISGHMDEIAALEKQLCETEHAARRIPLDVAAHSRLLDGQLDRFRKGFEGIKFGTPTLPMVSALRGGWGIDDDFLSAEYWVRHLRNTVRFADAISCVLEKPDQIIIDMGPSQSLLPLVQMIPGANPPRGLIPCAPKPKDETSEIGVSVAALGGLWANGVDLDWQRLPGQTGRKISLPTYPFDKTKHWIEPGIQTAAKPIEEELPSLHRREDIDTWLETTAWVEEKPAGSAPEISGSWVIFANQNPFANDVLATLQKSSRAQVTVVRAGDAYRQSGNEFEIRTDVAEDFEKLLEALGDGSKTMLQLWPLETTDTAAPFDHAYLLLRAMQLNGIGPNSKLAFVVPVAPDAQNLVSISPDMQSLIGPVRVAPREIPGLEAALIGIETTSARAQDVIAEAASADAADELAYLNQKRLIPQRSPSSIAASKDLPGRLKRGGVYVVTGGLGGIGRELALWLAKTTHAKIAMMSRSAQEDHALTEAIRKLGGDVAYFAVDVTDRAALTDAIEQTKAKFGTINGVIHAAGAIADAPFSVKSLDEAHTIMAPKIIGAQHLAELLPDGSIDLFAVFSSSSVVIGPAGQSDYIAANAYLEALAAERSDGLSIAWSIWRDIGMAAETYGVGPKSDSPYALLGSRQLDENGAVVYSGRLDPMDDWVIAEHIVGDTPVLPGTAYLEIAAEAAKDQFGSVEFEIQSLSLAAPMVFTDSAARNVDVHLTPSDEGFDLRITSSAGTDKPPVEHANARIEPRQKGSPTPGLPDFVAPETLAPRSGQTPQEVLIDFGPRWNNIGEIRIDQKYAEGQFTLPDAFLSDLETGIHLHPALVDMAMTVGLHLIDASEMEGNVYVPISFEHVSVLAPVPAKIISRAVRRNTAKKSIAAFDVEIRDGSGALVVVIENLVLRAVAGGNLRPGQEATSLTEKMLATGIRRRDADEVFTRVFNIMGKNVTVAPVPLEQIRLAMAEVPKSQSEDEGAGAEVAISDPLAAALASEWQQLLGVNSIGPDDDFFALGGHSLNAVRLFNRIRKSFGVDMPLAQLYESPTVSALADAMRSRGYVDETAPAETPDTASPGTNETPQARSSELTEGQREVFSAILSNPSANLAYNLSCSLHIDGDINADAMTQALQRVGQRHDSLRATFDPHSLQMTISPDVAFALETADLQDAAPVQQSDARASIHHDVASTEFDLEHGPMLRARLLTYAPARHELLIGLHHMICDGWSIGVIMRDLSEIYNSIVEARDAKLPPIESIVDFVAEEKDWLVTDRATEHRDYWLDRFSGDVPVMDLPTDRPRPPVRTSSAERIDTALSASLDKRLRDMAKATGSSLENVVFAAFQLFLSHLTGSRDIVVGLPAAGQLSFGSENTVGHCVNFLPIRSSVQPEESFADLIAQVKRNLLSALDHQNYTYGSLMRDLGIPRDPSRLALVPIIVNIDNLSEIDALPYSGLSTEFKVNPTGNELFEIFFNLLDAPSGAKLYWSYNTDLFNADTIQRYLNQFLSLLEGLTADPNVKIGKTSALLSGSIQPSSGTFEDPGALGPQTITEVFAATVEKHANRIAVRQGDATMEYQTLDARSDALAKWLVDLGVQRGQLVGISSRRSVDLIVAVMGVLKSGAGYVPFDTALPADRLRFMAEDTGIGVLIGTCDPVADTGVKTISLTDLDLDAKEAPKPDLTGEDIAYVMFTSGTTGTPKGVVLPHRTVIRMLCDTDWLKMGPETVTLHSSAFAFDTSIIDIFAALLHGGTVVIPPDGTLSISDLATAVASHDVNTLWLTSGLFHAVADTNPLTFEKVDQVIVGGDVVSPPHVKKVMDACPNITVINGYGPTESNVTNAHPITYEDTVSGKSLPIGQAIPGTQIFIVDEAMNPVPAGIQGELCIAGRGLALGYWNRPDLTAEKFVAAPWDPDLRLYLSGDLAMDPGDGSLRFYGRKDTQVKVRGFRVEPLEIESVLEDHPMVKQVVVVAVVPEGQTDKVLAAFIVPEDKTPSRRILAEHVKTRIPEYARPSFYVPVSELPLNQNGKVDRKALPPLSDAMEMGDYLEPQNATERRLAEMWSDVLKLDTISAEANFFDLGGHSLLAVRLFDKIRAEFSLDLPISTLFQNPSIRDLAGVIDEGQADSTLALTEDAKDLDWDTSTVIHPGPGTGNRPLFIVGGVGGNLNNLADLARSLGKTCPVIGFQTRGILGHTPRNSIEEMAADNITYLKAHQPNGPYVLSGYSGGAFTAFEMARQLQAQGDVVDVFFVLDTFAPGFVADFGTNASLPLRKRVEHEVALMRDSGLSNLKKRSRSFFKNLVYRGPALKLLQHYNPSYHRYRIMKMAWIDAARHYEGGQFDGDVLLFKSNPTSVRELLVREKSDTYGWEKWVPERRIQTLHVEGDHRSMVTGKNGAALAQYIVKRLIN from the coding sequence ATGACGCAGGAAAGCAAACCGGATAACCGCATCGCCATTGTGGGGCGTGCAGGTCGATTTCCCGCGTCGAGAAATGTTGAGGAATTCTGGGATTTAATTTCCAGCGGGCGGGTCGGGACTACAAAGCTGAGCGATCAGGCCTTGCTTGCCGCGGGCGTTAGTCGGGCAGCATTGGCGGACCCAAACTATGTCAAGGCGGCCAATATCCTGCCTGAGATGGAAAGTTTTGATGCTGGCTTCTTTGGGTTTTCACCGCGCGAAGCGGCGATCCTTGACCCCCAACACAGGCATTTTCTTGAAACCTGCTGGGAAGTTCTGGAAGACGCGGGCCATGTCCCGGAAAGCTTCGATGGTCGCATCGGGATATATGCGGGCTCAGGCATGCAGGCCTATTTGCCATACAACCTGCTTTCTAATCCCGACCTCGTGGAAGAGATCGGCTTGTTTCTGTTGCGCCATACCGGGAATGACAAGGATTTCCTGACAACCCGTGCGTCGTACATTCTGAACTTAACCGGTCCATCGGTGGCGGTTCAGACCGCGTGCTCGACATCACTTGTCGCGGTCCACATGGCTGTCAATGCGCTGCTGTCTTACGAGTGTGACATGGCCCTTGCCGGCGGTGTCACGATCGAGTTGCCACACCGGGTTGGCTATAAATTCGCGAAAGGCGAAATCCTGTCACCAGATGGCTATTGCCGCGCATTTGACCAAGCCAGTGAAGGCACGGTTTTCGGTTCAGGGTCCGCGCTGGTGGCGCTGCGCCGGATGGAAGACGCATTGGCCGACGGTGATGACATCAAGGCCGTTATCCTTGGCTCGGCGATTAATAATGATGGGTCTTCGAAAGCAAATTATCTTGCGCCGTCTGTCGAAGGGCAGGCCGAGGCCGCAGGGGAAGCGGTAGCCATTGCACAGGTTGAACCGGAAACGATTTCATACATCGAAGCTCATGGCACAGGGACACCCATCGGTGACCCGATCGAGCTAGAGGCGCTCAACGACGTTTATGGCCCCGGCGACAAGTCATCGATTGATATCGGTTCTGTAAAATCCAACATTGGGCATCTGGACACCGCTGCGGGTGTCGCTGGCTTGATCAAGATCGTCGAAGCGATGCGCCACAGGTTCATCCCTGCAACTGCCAATTTCTCGACACCCAACAGCCGGTTCGATTTTTCGTCCAGCCCGTTTCAGGTTTCTGGTGAAGGCAAGCCGTGGAGGTCCGAAGGGCGTCCAAGACGGGCGGCAATCAACTCGCTTGGCGTTGGCGGGACTAACGCGCATGTAATCATAGAAGAGGCACCGGAACGGCCCGAAACACCGGCTGAAGACTGCTGGCGTGTATTTCCGTTTTCTGCCCGTGACGACGCGGCACTTGCGCGTGGAAACGAAAACTGGGCGTCCTTTCTTGAACAAAGCGATACCAGGATGGGTGATGTCGCTCATACATTGATAAATGGGCGACGTGCATTTCCAGCCAGAATGGCCATTGCTGCCAGAACCAAGGACGATCTTCTCGCAGCCCTGACTGGTGCTGCCCCTGCCCTGTTGCAAGCTGGTAAATCCGACAGCAACTCTGCCGCTTCCATTGTGTTCATGTATCCGGGCGGCGGCGCGCAATATCCCGGCGCGGGCGCCGAGATGCTGCAGCAGTCACCCGTTTTCAAGGCTGCCGTTGACGAGTGTTTTTCACTGCTGCCTGCAAGCGCGCCGGACGATCTGTACGAAGTGATGTTCTTGCGCACACTTGCCGATGACGATGCGCGCGACAAGCTCAGCACGAAATCCGCCTATGCGATCCCGGCCCTGACCATTCTTGGTTATGCATACACCAAGCAGTTGGAAAGCTGGGGTATTAAACCAGACAGCATCGTCGCGCACTCGGCCGGGGAATACGCAGGGGCCGTCGTATCCGGAGCCATGTCTCTGCGCGATGCGCTTCGGGTTGTGACGTTGCGGGGGCAGGTTATGGATGACGCGCCCAAAGGCGCGATGACCACCATCCCCGCCGATGAAGCCACTGTTCGAAAACTGGTCGGTGACAATCTGGACATTGCCGCCCTGAATGCGCCTGAAGTCAGTGTCATTTCAGGCCATATGGACGAGATCGCAGCGCTGGAAAAACAACTCTGCGAAACGGAACACGCTGCCCGCAGGATACCGCTGGACGTCGCTGCGCACAGCCGCTTGCTGGACGGGCAACTTGACCGGTTCCGCAAAGGGTTCGAAGGCATCAAATTCGGCACTCCGACACTTCCGATGGTATCTGCCTTGCGCGGCGGTTGGGGCATCGATGATGATTTCCTCTCGGCCGAATATTGGGTCAGACACTTACGCAACACGGTGCGGTTCGCAGACGCGATATCATGTGTATTGGAGAAACCGGACCAGATAATCATTGATATGGGTCCCTCGCAGTCATTGCTTCCGTTGGTCCAGATGATTCCGGGAGCAAATCCTCCGCGCGGACTGATCCCCTGCGCGCCAAAGCCTAAGGACGAGACCAGCGAAATTGGCGTGTCGGTCGCTGCCCTTGGCGGGCTATGGGCAAATGGTGTCGACTTAGATTGGCAACGGCTGCCCGGACAGACCGGGCGCAAAATCTCGTTGCCCACTTATCCGTTCGATAAAACCAAACACTGGATTGAACCCGGAATACAAACAGCGGCCAAACCCATCGAAGAGGAACTGCCCAGCCTGCACCGCCGCGAAGATATCGATACATGGTTGGAAACTACGGCTTGGGTCGAAGAAAAGCCCGCTGGTTCCGCGCCCGAGATTTCTGGTTCATGGGTGATTTTTGCCAACCAGAACCCGTTCGCAAACGACGTCCTGGCGACGCTCCAGAAATCATCCCGGGCGCAAGTGACCGTTGTTCGCGCGGGCGATGCCTATCGCCAATCCGGTAACGAATTTGAGATCCGCACAGACGTTGCAGAAGATTTCGAGAAACTTCTCGAGGCCTTGGGTGATGGAAGCAAAACGATGTTGCAGTTGTGGCCGTTAGAGACAACGGACACCGCAGCGCCCTTTGACCATGCCTATCTCTTGTTGCGTGCCATGCAGCTCAATGGCATCGGACCAAACTCAAAGCTGGCTTTTGTTGTGCCAGTCGCGCCAGATGCACAGAACCTGGTCTCGATCTCACCAGATATGCAGTCGCTGATTGGGCCGGTACGTGTGGCCCCTCGCGAAATTCCGGGGCTGGAAGCTGCACTGATCGGGATCGAAACCACATCCGCGCGCGCTCAGGACGTTATTGCGGAAGCAGCCAGCGCGGATGCGGCAGACGAACTTGCTTATCTGAATCAGAAACGTCTGATCCCTCAAAGATCGCCCTCGTCAATCGCAGCATCCAAAGATCTGCCCGGTCGGTTGAAGCGCGGCGGCGTTTATGTCGTAACCGGCGGTCTGGGCGGCATCGGGCGCGAACTGGCGCTTTGGTTGGCGAAAACAACTCATGCCAAGATCGCGATGATGTCCCGGTCGGCACAGGAAGATCATGCGCTGACCGAGGCAATCAGAAAACTTGGTGGCGATGTTGCTTATTTCGCTGTTGATGTGACTGACAGAGCCGCTTTGACAGACGCAATTGAACAGACCAAGGCCAAATTTGGCACCATCAATGGTGTGATACACGCGGCTGGTGCGATCGCCGACGCGCCCTTCTCGGTCAAATCATTGGACGAGGCGCATACCATCATGGCGCCGAAGATCATCGGCGCGCAACATCTTGCAGAGCTTTTGCCGGATGGCTCGATTGACCTTTTTGCGGTGTTCTCATCTTCATCCGTAGTCATCGGTCCCGCAGGTCAAAGCGATTACATCGCCGCCAATGCTTATCTTGAAGCACTGGCCGCCGAACGGTCTGATGGGCTTTCCATTGCATGGAGCATCTGGCGCGACATTGGCATGGCGGCTGAAACTTATGGTGTCGGCCCCAAATCGGACAGCCCATACGCACTTCTTGGATCGCGACAGCTGGATGAGAATGGCGCTGTGGTTTATTCTGGGCGTCTGGACCCCATGGATGACTGGGTTATCGCAGAACATATTGTCGGCGATACTCCGGTCCTGCCCGGCACCGCTTATCTTGAAATAGCAGCCGAGGCGGCGAAAGATCAGTTCGGTTCGGTGGAATTCGAAATTCAATCCTTGTCGCTTGCGGCGCCAATGGTCTTCACTGACAGTGCTGCACGAAATGTTGATGTGCACCTGACTCCGTCTGACGAGGGATTTGACCTGAGGATCACAAGTTCAGCGGGCACCGACAAGCCGCCCGTCGAACACGCCAATGCCCGGATCGAGCCACGTCAGAAAGGGTCGCCCACGCCGGGCTTGCCCGACTTTGTTGCCCCAGAAACACTCGCGCCACGAAGTGGCCAGACGCCACAAGAGGTGCTGATTGACTTCGGGCCGCGCTGGAACAACATCGGCGAAATCCGAATTGATCAGAAGTATGCAGAGGGTCAGTTTACCCTTCCAGACGCCTTTCTGTCTGATCTGGAAACTGGGATTCATCTTCACCCCGCGCTTGTCGATATGGCAATGACGGTGGGGCTGCATTTGATTGATGCAAGCGAGATGGAAGGCAACGTGTATGTTCCCATCTCGTTCGAACATGTGTCGGTCCTTGCGCCTGTGCCAGCCAAGATCATTTCACGCGCGGTGCGCCGTAACACGGCGAAGAAAAGCATCGCAGCCTTCGATGTGGAAATTCGTGATGGGTCCGGTGCTTTGGTTGTCGTGATCGAAAACCTCGTGCTTCGCGCTGTTGCCGGAGGCAACTTGCGACCCGGTCAAGAAGCCACAAGCCTGACTGAAAAAATGTTGGCGACAGGAATTCGCCGTCGCGACGCGGACGAAGTATTTACCCGTGTTTTCAACATTATGGGGAAGAACGTCACGGTAGCCCCGGTCCCCCTGGAACAAATTCGCCTTGCGATGGCAGAAGTTCCGAAATCCCAATCAGAGGACGAAGGCGCGGGTGCGGAAGTGGCCATCTCGGATCCGTTGGCGGCCGCCCTAGCCAGTGAATGGCAGCAGCTTCTGGGCGTAAATTCCATTGGGCCGGATGACGATTTCTTTGCGCTCGGCGGCCATTCGTTGAACGCTGTGCGATTGTTCAATCGTATCCGCAAGTCCTTCGGCGTCGATATGCCGCTTGCCCAGCTTTATGAATCCCCAACCGTATCCGCGCTGGCGGACGCGATGCGATCGCGCGGCTATGTTGATGAGACCGCGCCCGCCGAAACGCCGGATACGGCCAGCCCCGGAACGAACGAGACGCCACAGGCGCGCAGCAGCGAGCTGACTGAAGGACAGCGGGAAGTTTTCTCGGCCATCCTTAGCAACCCAAGTGCGAACCTAGCTTACAACCTGTCCTGCAGCCTTCATATCGACGGGGATATCAACGCCGATGCGATGACGCAGGCGCTTCAACGTGTCGGACAACGGCATGACAGCCTTAGGGCGACCTTCGACCCCCACAGCTTGCAAATGACGATTTCTCCCGATGTGGCATTCGCACTTGAAACCGCCGATCTGCAGGATGCGGCACCGGTACAGCAATCTGACGCGCGCGCATCAATACACCACGATGTGGCATCGACAGAATTTGATCTGGAACATGGTCCGATGCTGCGGGCGCGTCTTCTGACCTATGCCCCTGCGCGGCACGAATTGCTGATAGGGCTGCACCACATGATCTGCGATGGCTGGTCCATTGGTGTTATCATGCGGGACTTATCAGAAATCTATAATTCGATTGTCGAAGCCCGCGACGCCAAGCTTCCACCGATCGAAAGCATTGTGGATTTCGTCGCCGAGGAAAAGGACTGGTTGGTCACCGACAGGGCGACGGAGCATCGTGACTACTGGCTCGATCGCTTTTCGGGCGATGTCCCTGTTATGGATCTTCCTACGGATCGACCACGCCCCCCCGTCAGAACCAGTTCGGCTGAACGTATCGACACCGCCCTAAGCGCGTCCCTTGATAAGCGTCTGCGGGACATGGCGAAGGCAACCGGCTCGTCACTTGAAAATGTCGTCTTTGCCGCGTTCCAGTTGTTCCTTTCGCATCTGACCGGTTCGCGCGATATCGTTGTTGGGCTGCCGGCCGCCGGCCAGCTGTCCTTCGGGTCAGAGAATACGGTTGGGCATTGTGTGAACTTCCTGCCCATACGGTCTTCGGTGCAACCCGAAGAGAGCTTTGCTGACCTGATTGCACAGGTGAAGCGCAATCTTTTGTCGGCGCTTGATCATCAAAATTATACTTATGGGTCATTGATGCGCGACCTTGGCATTCCGCGCGACCCATCGCGTCTGGCGCTGGTGCCCATCATCGTCAATATCGACAACCTGTCCGAGATTGACGCCCTGCCCTACAGCGGGCTTTCGACCGAGTTCAAAGTGAATCCGACCGGTAACGAGTTGTTCGAGATCTTCTTCAATCTGCTGGATGCCCCCAGTGGAGCAAAGCTTTACTGGAGCTATAACACCGACCTTTTCAATGCGGACACGATCCAGCGATACCTGAACCAGTTCCTGTCGCTGCTTGAAGGTCTCACGGCTGATCCGAATGTCAAAATCGGCAAAACGAGTGCGTTATTGTCCGGTTCCATCCAGCCTAGCAGCGGAACCTTTGAGGATCCGGGCGCTCTTGGGCCTCAAACCATTACCGAGGTTTTTGCAGCCACCGTTGAAAAGCACGCAAACAGGATTGCTGTCCGTCAAGGCGACGCAACGATGGAGTACCAGACGTTGGACGCCCGATCCGATGCGCTGGCAAAATGGCTTGTCGATCTGGGCGTGCAGCGCGGGCAGCTGGTTGGGATATCATCCAGAAGATCGGTTGATCTGATTGTCGCGGTTATGGGCGTCCTGAAATCCGGTGCTGGCTACGTCCCATTTGATACCGCCCTGCCCGCTGACCGCCTACGTTTCATGGCGGAAGATACCGGCATCGGGGTGCTGATTGGCACGTGCGATCCTGTTGCAGACACCGGCGTGAAAACGATTTCTCTGACTGATCTGGACCTTGATGCAAAGGAGGCACCCAAGCCGGACCTGACAGGTGAAGACATCGCTTATGTGATGTTTACTTCCGGCACCACCGGTACACCCAAAGGGGTCGTATTGCCCCATCGCACAGTTATCAGAATGCTGTGTGATACCGATTGGCTGAAGATGGGTCCGGAAACAGTGACGCTTCATTCCTCGGCATTTGCTTTTGATACCTCGATCATCGATATATTCGCAGCGCTTTTGCACGGCGGCACCGTCGTCATTCCGCCAGATGGAACATTATCCATTTCCGATCTGGCGACCGCCGTGGCCAGCCATGATGTCAACACGCTTTGGCTGACATCCGGTCTTTTTCATGCCGTTGCAGACACCAATCCCCTGACTTTCGAAAAAGTAGATCAGGTGATCGTTGGCGGTGACGTCGTATCGCCCCCTCACGTGAAAAAGGTCATGGATGCGTGTCCTAATATAACCGTGATAAACGGATATGGCCCAACAGAAAGCAATGTCACCAACGCCCATCCCATTACCTACGAAGACACGGTCTCTGGCAAATCTCTTCCCATCGGACAAGCCATCCCCGGCACGCAGATCTTTATCGTCGACGAAGCGATGAACCCTGTGCCTGCTGGCATTCAGGGGGAACTGTGCATCGCGGGTCGCGGTCTGGCACTGGGATATTGGAACCGCCCGGACCTGACGGCCGAAAAGTTTGTTGCGGCGCCATGGGATCCCGACTTGCGGCTGTATCTCTCTGGTGATCTGGCTATGGACCCCGGCGATGGGTCTTTGCGCTTCTATGGCCGCAAGGACACGCAGGTCAAAGTCAGAGGGTTCCGCGTAGAACCGCTTGAGATTGAGAGCGTGCTTGAAGATCATCCTATGGTGAAACAGGTTGTCGTCGTCGCCGTGGTCCCTGAAGGGCAAACTGACAAGGTGCTTGCAGCCTTCATTGTGCCGGAAGACAAAACGCCGTCGCGCCGCATTCTGGCGGAACACGTCAAGACACGCATCCCGGAATATGCCCGCCCGAGTTTCTATGTTCCGGTATCCGAACTTCCCTTGAACCAGAACGGCAAAGTGGATCGCAAAGCCCTGCCACCCCTTTCGGACGCCATGGAGATGGGGGACTATCTGGAACCGCAGAATGCAACAGAACGCCGACTTGCTGAGATGTGGAGCGACGTTCTGAAACTGGACACCATAAGCGCCGAGGCAAACTTCTTTGATCTAGGGGGGCACTCTTTGCTCGCCGTGCGCTTGTTTGACAAGATCAGGGCAGAGTTCTCGCTCGACCTTCCGATCTCGACCCTGTTTCAAAATCCCAGCATCCGTGATCTGGCCGGAGTGATAGATGAGGGGCAAGCAGATTCAACCCTCGCCTTGACCGAGGATGCCAAAGACCTTGACTGGGACACCTCGACCGTGATCCACCCCGGTCCCGGCACCGGGAACAGGCCGCTCTTTATCGTAGGCGGGGTCGGAGGCAACCTTAACAACCTGGCGGATCTGGCCCGCAGTCTGGGCAAAACCTGCCCCGTTATCGGGTTTCAAACACGGGGCATCCTTGGTCACACCCCACGCAACAGCATCGAGGAAATGGCCGCCGACAACATAACCTATTTGAAGGCACACCAACCAAACGGTCCTTATGTCCTTTCCGGATATTCAGGCGGGGCATTCACAGCCTTTGAAATGGCGCGCCAATTGCAGGCACAGGGCGACGTCGTTGATGTTTTCTTTGTTCTGGACACATTTGCTCCAGGATTTGTGGCCGATTTCGGAACGAATGCCTCATTGCCGTTAAGAAAACGTGTTGAGCACGAAGTGGCATTGATGCGTGACAGCGGATTGTCAAATCTGAAAAAGCGGTCGCGCAGTTTCTTCAAGAACCTGGTCTATCGGGGTCCTGCATTAAAACTGCTACAGCATTATAATCCATCTTATCATCGCTACAGGA